The proteins below are encoded in one region of Citrobacter enshiensis:
- a CDS encoding ATP-dependent endonuclease — MILERVEIVGFRGINRLSLMLEQNNVLIGENAWGKSSLLDALTLLLSPESDLYHFVREDFWFPPGDIQDREHHLHIILTFRESQPGRHRVRRYRPLADCWTLCRDDYHRIFYRLEGECAEDDTVMTLRSFLDGDGHPLPVDDINDQARHLIRLMPVLRLRDARFMRRIRNGTVPDMPDVEVTARQLDFLARELAMRPQNLTDSQIRQGLSAMVQLLEHYFSEQGAGQSRYRLMRRRSNNEQRSWRYLDIINRMIDKPGGRTHRVILLGLFSTLLQAKGSLRLDKDARPLLLVEDPETRLHPIMLSVAWQLLNLLPLQRVATTNSGELLSLTPVEHVVRLVRESSRVAAWRLGPGGLSAEDGRRIAFHIRFNRASSLFARCWLLVEGETETWVINELARQCGHHFDAEGIKVIEFAQSGLKPLVKFARRMGIEWHVLVDGDEAGKKYAATVRSLLDNDREAEREHLTVLPALDMEHFMYRQGFSDVFHRVAQIPENIPMNMRKIISKAIHRSSKPDLAIEVAMEAGRRGVDAVPTLFRKMFSRVLWLARGRAD; from the coding sequence ATGATTCTCGAACGCGTTGAGATTGTAGGTTTTCGCGGGATCAATCGACTGTCGTTGATGCTGGAGCAAAACAACGTACTGATTGGGGAGAACGCCTGGGGTAAATCCAGTTTGCTGGACGCGCTGACCCTGTTGCTGTCGCCGGAATCCGATCTTTATCATTTTGTCCGTGAGGATTTCTGGTTTCCTCCCGGCGATATCCAGGATCGGGAACACCATCTGCATATCATTCTCACGTTTCGTGAATCGCAACCTGGCCGCCACCGGGTGCGTCGTTATCGCCCGCTGGCCGACTGCTGGACGCTGTGTCGCGACGACTATCACCGCATTTTTTATCGTCTGGAAGGCGAATGCGCCGAAGACGACACTGTCATGACATTGCGCAGTTTCCTTGATGGCGACGGACATCCATTACCCGTTGACGATATTAACGACCAGGCCCGGCATCTTATTCGCCTGATGCCGGTACTGCGCCTGCGCGATGCGCGTTTTATGCGCCGGATCCGTAACGGTACGGTGCCCGATATGCCCGATGTGGAAGTGACCGCCAGGCAACTGGATTTTCTGGCCCGGGAACTGGCGATGCGTCCCCAGAATCTGACCGACAGCCAGATACGTCAGGGGCTGTCGGCGATGGTGCAATTGCTGGAACATTACTTCTCTGAGCAAGGCGCCGGGCAATCACGCTATCGGCTCATGCGTCGACGTTCGAATAACGAACAGCGAAGCTGGCGGTATCTGGACATCATCAACCGAATGATCGACAAACCCGGCGGGCGTACCCATCGGGTGATTCTGCTGGGGCTGTTTTCGACGTTATTACAGGCAAAAGGCTCCCTGAGGTTAGATAAAGATGCACGGCCTCTGTTGCTGGTAGAAGACCCGGAAACGCGGTTACATCCCATTATGCTGTCGGTGGCCTGGCAACTGTTGAATCTGCTGCCGCTGCAACGTGTGGCCACGACTAACTCTGGTGAGTTGTTGTCGCTCACTCCGGTGGAACATGTTGTTCGCCTGGTGCGTGAATCCTCGCGCGTGGCGGCGTGGCGGTTGGGACCCGGTGGGTTGAGTGCGGAAGATGGACGGCGCATTGCGTTTCATATTCGTTTCAACCGCGCCTCTTCTTTATTTGCGCGCTGCTGGTTACTGGTCGAGGGTGAAACCGAAACCTGGGTTATCAACGAACTGGCGCGTCAATGCGGGCATCACTTTGACGCTGAAGGGATTAAAGTGATTGAGTTTGCCCAGTCGGGTTTAAAACCGCTGGTGAAATTCGCCCGACGGATGGGGATTGAGTGGCATGTGCTGGTCGACGGCGATGAAGCGGGGAAAAAATATGCCGCCACGGTGCGCAGCTTGCTTGATAACGACCGGGAAGCGGAGCGTGAGCATCTCACCGTATTACCTGCGCTGGATATGGAACATTTTATGTACCGGCAGGGATTTTCAGACGTCTTTCACCGGGTGGCGCAGATCCCGGAAAATATTCCGATGAACATGCGCAAGATTATTTCTAAAGCGATCCATCGCTCATCGAAACCGGACCTTGCCATTGAAGTTGCCATGGAAGCGGGTCGGCGCGGCGTTGATGCGGTGCCGACCCTGTTCAGAAAGATGTTCTCACGCGTGCTCTGGCTGGCGCGTGGCCGGGCCGATTAA
- a CDS encoding SDR family oxidoreductase — MPQRILVLGASGYIGQHLVQVLSQQGHQVLAAARRIERLEKQQLANVSCHKVDLNWPDNLAPLLAGVDTVYYLVHGMGEKGDFIAHERQVALNVRDALRNTPVKQLIFLSSLQAPVHEQSEHLRARQLTAETLRDSGVPVTELRAGIIVGAGSAAFEVMRDMVYNLPVLTPPRWVRSRTTPIALENLLHYLVALLDHPASEHRILEAAGPQVLSYQEQFEHFMAVSGKHRLLIPIPFPTRWISVWFLNVITSVPPTTAKALIQGLKHDLLADDTALRALIPQTLITFDDAVRSTLKEEEKLVNSSDWGYDALAFARWRPEYGYFAKQAGFTVKTPASLKALWQVVNRLGGKERYFFGNILWQTRALMDRLIGHKLAKGRPARELLQVGDTVDSWKVIIVEPEKQLTLLFGMKAPGLGRLSFTLEDKGDHRQIDVRAWWHPHGMPGLFYWLLMIPAHLFIFRGMAKRIARLAEQITD, encoded by the coding sequence GTGCCGCAACGAATTTTGGTGCTTGGCGCCAGTGGTTATATTGGTCAACATCTGGTGCAAGTACTCAGCCAACAGGGGCATCAGGTGCTGGCGGCGGCACGTCGTATTGAACGGCTGGAAAAACAACAACTGGCGAATGTCAGTTGCCATAAGGTTGATCTGAACTGGCCGGATAATCTCGCCCCTCTGCTGGCAGGGGTCGACACGGTTTACTATCTGGTTCACGGCATGGGCGAAAAAGGCGACTTTATCGCCCATGAACGTCAGGTGGCGCTGAACGTCCGCGATGCGCTGCGAAACACCCCAGTCAAACAGCTGATTTTTCTCAGTTCGTTGCAGGCTCCCGTGCATGAACAGTCTGAACATTTGCGCGCGCGACAGCTCACGGCGGAAACCCTGCGTGATTCCGGCGTACCGGTCACCGAGTTGCGCGCCGGTATTATTGTCGGGGCCGGTTCAGCCGCTTTCGAAGTCATGCGCGACATGGTCTATAACCTGCCGGTGCTGACGCCGCCGCGCTGGGTACGCTCACGCACCACGCCCATTGCGCTGGAAAACTTACTGCATTATCTGGTGGCGCTACTGGACCATCCTGCCAGCGAACATCGCATTCTCGAAGCTGCCGGACCGCAGGTACTGAGCTATCAGGAACAGTTTGAACACTTTATGGCCGTCAGCGGCAAACACCGACTGCTGATTCCCATCCCTTTCCCGACCCGCTGGATTTCCGTCTGGTTCTTAAACGTCATTACTTCGGTGCCGCCCACCACAGCAAAAGCCTTGATACAGGGGCTGAAACACGATCTGCTGGCCGACGACACCGCACTGCGCGCGCTGATACCGCAAACGCTCATCACCTTTGACGATGCCGTTCGCAGCACGCTGAAGGAAGAGGAAAAGCTGGTGAACTCCAGCGACTGGGGGTACGACGCCCTGGCGTTTGCCCGCTGGCGTCCGGAATACGGTTATTTTGCCAAACAGGCTGGCTTTACCGTCAAGACCCCCGCCAGTCTGAAAGCGTTATGGCAGGTGGTGAACCGTCTCGGCGGGAAAGAGCGTTACTTCTTCGGCAATATTTTGTGGCAGACCCGGGCACTGATGGACAGGTTGATCGGTCATAAACTGGCAAAAGGTCGACCCGCACGCGAACTTTTGCAAGTGGGCGATACGGTAGACAGTTGGAAGGTGATCATCGTTGAGCCAGAAAAACAACTCACATTGCTGTTTGGTATGAAAGCCCCTGGGCTGGGTCGTCTGAGTTTTACACTCGAAGACAAAGGCGATCACCGACAGATAGATGTGCGTGCCTGGTGGCACCCGCACGGAATGCCCGGACTCTTCTACTGGCTGCTGATGATCCCCGCGCATCTGTTTATTTTTCGCGGCATGGCGAAACGAATTGCCAGACTTGCAGAACAAATCACAGATTAG
- the ltaE gene encoding low-specificity L-threonine aldolase has protein sequence MIDLRSDTVTRPSRAMLEEMMAAPVGDDVYGDDPTVNALQQYAAELSGKEAALFLPTGTQANLVALLSHCERGEEYIAGQGAHNYLYEAGGAAVLGSIQPQPIDAASDGTLPLDKVAAKIKADDIHFARTRLLSLENTHNGKVLPREYLKEAWTFTRERGLALHVDGARIFNAVVAYGCELKEITQYCDSFTICLSKGLGTPVGSLLVGSHDYIKRATRWRKMTGGGMRQAGILAAAGLYALKNNVARLQDDHDNAAWMAEQLREAGADVMRHDTNMLFVRVGEENAAALGEHMRAHDVLINASPIVRLVTHLDVSREQLADVVAHWRAFLHR, from the coding sequence ATGATCGATTTACGCAGTGATACCGTTACCCGTCCGAGTCGCGCCATGCTTGAAGAGATGATGGCCGCTCCGGTCGGGGACGATGTGTATGGAGATGACCCCACCGTTAACGCGTTGCAACAGTACGCCGCCGAGCTTTCCGGCAAAGAAGCAGCGCTCTTTTTACCTACCGGCACCCAGGCCAATCTGGTAGCGCTGCTGAGCCACTGTGAGCGCGGCGAAGAGTATATCGCCGGTCAGGGAGCACATAATTATCTGTATGAGGCCGGTGGCGCCGCGGTGCTGGGTAGCATTCAACCTCAGCCTATCGATGCCGCCTCCGACGGTACGCTACCGCTGGATAAAGTAGCGGCAAAGATCAAAGCGGACGATATCCATTTTGCCCGTACCCGCCTGCTCAGCCTTGAAAACACCCACAACGGGAAAGTGCTGCCGCGCGAGTATCTGAAAGAGGCGTGGACGTTCACCCGCGAGCGCGGTCTGGCGCTGCACGTTGACGGCGCGCGTATTTTCAACGCGGTGGTCGCTTATGGCTGCGAGCTCAAAGAGATCACGCAGTATTGTGATTCATTCACCATCTGTCTGTCGAAAGGTCTGGGGACGCCGGTAGGCTCTTTATTGGTCGGCAGCCATGACTATATTAAACGCGCAACCCGCTGGCGTAAGATGACCGGCGGCGGCATGCGCCAGGCTGGAATTCTGGCAGCCGCCGGGCTGTATGCTCTGAAAAATAACGTCGCACGTTTACAGGACGATCACGACAATGCCGCCTGGATGGCAGAGCAACTGCGTGAAGCCGGGGCTGATGTAATGCGCCACGACACCAACATGCTGTTCGTCCGCGTTGGCGAAGAGAATGCCGCCGCATTAGGCGAGCATATGCGCGCGCACGACGTGCTGATCAACGCCTCGCCGATTGTGCGTCTGGTCACGCATCTGGACGTATCGCGCGAGCAGCTTGCCGACGTTGTCGCCCACTGGCGCGCTTTTTTACATCGCTAA
- the hcr gene encoding NADH oxidoreductase has translation MTMPTHQCPWRMQVHHIHQETPDVWTISLLCHDYYPYRAGQYALVSVRNSAETLRAYTLSSTPGVSEYITLTVRRIDDGAGSQWLTRDVKRGDYLWLSDAMGDFTCEDKAEEKFLMLAAGCGVTPIMSMRRWLATYRPQADVQVIYNVRSPQDVIFAQEWRQYPVTLVAENDATDGFVSGRLTTELLQRVPDLTSRTVMTCGPAPYMDLVEQEVKALGVTRFFKEKFFTPVAEAATEGLKFTKLQPAKAFYAPVGTTLLEAMESNNVPLTVACRAGVCGCCKTKVVDGNYTVTSTMTLTDAEIAEGYVLACSCHPQGDLVLA, from the coding sequence ATGACAATGCCAACCCATCAGTGCCCATGGCGGATGCAGGTTCATCACATTCATCAGGAAACCCCGGATGTATGGACGATTTCGTTGCTGTGCCACGACTATTATCCGTACCGTGCCGGGCAGTATGCGCTGGTCAGCGTACGCAACTCGGCAGAGACACTGCGTGCTTACACCCTCTCTTCCACGCCGGGCGTCAGTGAGTACATTACGCTGACCGTTCGCCGTATTGATGACGGTGCGGGCTCACAGTGGTTAACCCGTGATGTCAAACGCGGCGACTATCTCTGGCTCTCCGATGCAATGGGCGACTTTACCTGCGAAGATAAAGCCGAAGAGAAATTCCTGATGCTGGCGGCGGGCTGCGGCGTGACGCCGATCATGTCGATGCGCCGTTGGTTGGCAACGTATCGCCCGCAGGCCGATGTGCAGGTTATCTATAACGTGCGCTCGCCGCAGGATGTCATTTTTGCGCAGGAGTGGCGTCAGTATCCGGTGACGCTGGTCGCTGAAAACGATGCCACCGACGGTTTTGTGTCAGGCCGACTGACCACAGAACTGCTGCAACGTGTTCCTGACCTGACGTCTCGTACCGTTATGACCTGCGGTCCGGCGCCATATATGGATCTGGTCGAGCAGGAAGTGAAAGCGCTCGGCGTAACGCGCTTCTTTAAAGAGAAGTTCTTCACGCCTGTCGCCGAAGCCGCAACCGAAGGTCTGAAGTTCACCAAGCTGCAGCCCGCGAAAGCATTTTATGCGCCGGTCGGCACCACGCTGCTGGAAGCGATGGAAAGCAATAACGTGCCGCTCACCGTCGCCTGCCGTGCCGGTGTATGCGGTTGCTGTAAAACCAAAGTGGTGGATGGTAACTACACGGTCACCAGCACCATGACGCTGACCGATGCAGAGATCGCCGAAGGGTATGTGCTGGCGTGTTCCTGCCATCCACAGGGCGATTTAGTGCTCGCCTGA
- the aqpZ gene encoding aquaporin Z — MFRKLAAECFGTFWLVFGGCGSAVLAAAFPELGIGFAGVALAFGLTVLTMAFAVGHISGGHFNPAVTLGLWAGGRFPAKDVIGYIIAQVVGGIIAAAVLYLIASGKAGFDATASGFASNGYGEHSPGGYSMLSAIVIEIVLTAGFLLVIHGATDKNAPAGFAPIAIGLALTLIHLISIPVTNTSVNPARSTAVALFQGGWALEQLWLFWVMPIIGGILGGLIYRTLLEKRDADTDNARAAVSDSN; from the coding sequence ATGTTCAGAAAATTAGCGGCCGAATGTTTTGGTACATTCTGGCTTGTTTTTGGTGGTTGCGGGAGTGCCGTTCTGGCAGCAGCGTTTCCTGAATTAGGTATTGGATTTGCTGGCGTTGCGCTGGCATTTGGTCTGACCGTTTTAACCATGGCATTTGCTGTTGGTCATATTTCTGGTGGTCATTTTAACCCGGCAGTCACGTTAGGTTTATGGGCCGGCGGTCGTTTCCCGGCAAAAGACGTTATTGGTTATATTATCGCTCAGGTCGTCGGCGGCATTATTGCTGCGGCAGTGCTTTATCTTATTGCCAGCGGTAAAGCTGGCTTTGATGCGACCGCCAGTGGATTTGCATCAAATGGCTACGGTGAGCATTCGCCAGGCGGTTACTCGATGCTTTCCGCCATTGTCATTGAAATTGTCCTGACCGCCGGTTTCTTATTAGTGATTCACGGTGCAACCGATAAAAACGCGCCAGCGGGCTTTGCCCCTATTGCGATTGGTCTTGCACTTACCCTGATTCACTTAATCAGTATTCCGGTGACCAATACGTCCGTTAACCCGGCGCGTAGCACCGCCGTTGCCCTCTTCCAGGGCGGTTGGGCGCTGGAACAGCTGTGGTTGTTCTGGGTGATGCCAATCATCGGCGGCATCCTCGGTGGTCTTATCTACCGCACGCTGCTGGAAAAACGCGACGCGGATACTGATAATGCACGCGCTGCGGTGTCAGATAGCAATTAG
- a CDS encoding lysine exporter LysO family protein, whose translation MFSGLLIILLPLMVGYLVPLRHKPALILINRLLSWMVYLILFFMGISLAFLDNLASNLLSIFYYSAVSITVILLCNIAALLWLERSIPWRHNHQQEKLPSRIAMALESLKLCGVVVLGFALGLSGLAFLQHATEASEYTLIFLLFLVGIQLRNSGMTLKQIVLNRRGMIVAVVVVASSLVGGLINAFILDLPLNTALAMASGFGWYSLSGILLTESFGPVIGSSAFFNDLARELVAIMLIPGLVRRSRSTALGLCGATSMDFTLPVLQRTGGLEMVPAAIVHGFILSLLVPILMAFFSA comes from the coding sequence ATGTTTTCAGGACTCTTAATCATTCTGCTCCCGCTGATGGTGGGCTACCTCGTTCCCCTTCGGCATAAACCTGCATTAATCCTGATCAATCGCTTGTTGAGCTGGATGGTTTATCTCATCCTTTTCTTTATGGGTATTAGTCTGGCGTTTCTGGATAACCTCGCCAGTAATCTGCTCTCTATTTTTTATTACTCTGCCGTCAGTATTACCGTTATTTTGCTGTGTAATATTGCTGCATTACTGTGGCTGGAACGCTCAATACCCTGGCGGCACAACCACCAGCAGGAAAAACTGCCGTCGCGTATTGCTATGGCGCTGGAGTCGCTTAAATTATGCGGCGTCGTGGTGCTCGGTTTTGCGCTTGGACTCAGCGGGTTGGCTTTTTTACAACACGCGACTGAAGCCAGCGAATATACGCTGATCTTTTTATTGTTCCTGGTGGGGATTCAATTACGCAACAGCGGCATGACCCTGAAACAAATTGTGCTGAATCGCCGGGGAATGATTGTCGCGGTCGTGGTGGTTGCCAGCTCCCTGGTGGGCGGCCTGATCAATGCGTTTATTCTCGACCTGCCTCTCAACACCGCGCTGGCAATGGCGTCCGGTTTCGGCTGGTATTCCCTTTCGGGTATCCTGCTCACCGAATCCTTCGGACCGGTCATCGGCAGTTCCGCCTTCTTTAACGATCTGGCGCGAGAGCTGGTAGCCATCATGCTGATCCCCGGTTTAGTCCGTCGTAGCCGTTCTACCGCCTTAGGCTTGTGCGGCGCCACGTCGATGGATTTTACCCTGCCCGTGCTACAGCGCACAGGCGGCCTGGAGATGGTCCCTGCCGCGATTGTTCACGGTTTTATACTGAGTCTGCTGGTGCCCATCCTGATGGCGTTTTTCTCCGCCTGA
- a CDS encoding DoxX family protein yields MVATLLSAVNRMLTHEDFGKFLLRLAVGGLMLFHGLHKLFAGIDGISGMLIAKGLPGFIAYGVLLGEVIAPCLIILGILTRPAALVLAFTMIVAWLMVGINETWALDKTGAWAIESLVYFFIGALAVAFLGAGRFSVAGNSAWR; encoded by the coding sequence ATGGTTGCAACATTGTTAAGTGCAGTGAATCGGATGCTGACGCACGAGGATTTTGGCAAGTTTTTATTACGCCTGGCTGTCGGGGGGCTGATGTTGTTTCATGGGCTGCATAAGCTGTTTGCCGGTATTGATGGCATTAGCGGGATGCTGATTGCAAAAGGGCTTCCGGGCTTTATCGCCTATGGCGTTCTGCTGGGTGAAGTGATTGCGCCTTGCCTGATTATTCTCGGTATTCTGACGCGTCCGGCGGCGCTGGTGCTGGCGTTTACAATGATTGTGGCGTGGCTGATGGTCGGGATCAATGAAACCTGGGCGCTGGATAAAACCGGAGCATGGGCGATTGAAAGTCTGGTGTATTTCTTTATCGGTGCGCTGGCGGTGGCGTTTCTCGGCGCGGGACGGTTTTCGGTTGCCGGAAATTCGGCGTGGCGTTAA
- the poxB gene encoding ubiquinone-dependent pyruvate dehydrogenase, which yields MKQTVAAFIAKTLEQAGVKRIWGVTGDSLNGLSDSLNRMGTIEWMSTRHEEVAAFAAGAEAQLTGELAVCAGSCGPGNLHLINGLFDCHRNHVPVLAIAAHIPSSEIGSGYFQETHPQELFRECSHYCELVSSPEQIPQVLAIAMRKAVLNRGVSVVVLPGDVALKPAPEGASTHWYHAPHPVVTPTAEELKKLAQLLRYSSNIALMCGSGCAGAHKELVEFAAKIKAPIVHALRGKEHVEYDNPYDVGMTGLIGFSSGFHTMMNADTLILLGTQFPYRAFYPTDAKIIQVDINPASIGAHSKVDMALVGDIKSTLSALLPLVEEKTDRAFLDNALEHYRNARKGLDDLAKPSDKAIHPQYLAQQISHFAADDAIFTCDVGTPTVWAARYLKMNGKRRLLGSFNHGSMANAMPQALGAQATAPGHQVVAMCGDGGFSMLMGDFLSVVQMKLPVKIVVFNNSVLGFVAMEMKAGGYLTDGTELHDTNFARIAEACGIPGIRVEKAADVDEALQRAMSIDGPVLVDVVVAKEELAIPPQIKLEQAKGFSLYMLRAIISGRGDEVIELAKTNWLR from the coding sequence ATGAAACAAACCGTTGCTGCTTTTATTGCCAAAACTCTTGAACAGGCTGGCGTGAAACGTATCTGGGGTGTGACGGGCGATTCGCTGAACGGCCTGAGCGACAGCCTCAATCGCATGGGAACGATTGAATGGATGTCGACCCGCCATGAGGAGGTGGCGGCCTTTGCCGCTGGTGCGGAAGCGCAGCTTACTGGCGAACTGGCGGTGTGCGCGGGCTCCTGTGGACCGGGCAACCTGCACCTGATTAACGGCCTGTTCGATTGTCATCGCAATCACGTTCCGGTACTGGCCATTGCCGCCCATATCCCCTCCAGCGAAATAGGGAGCGGTTATTTCCAGGAGACCCACCCGCAAGAGTTGTTCCGTGAATGTAGCCACTATTGCGAGCTGGTTTCCAGTCCAGAACAGATCCCACAGGTTCTGGCGATTGCGATGCGTAAGGCGGTGCTGAATCGCGGCGTTTCGGTTGTCGTGCTGCCGGGCGACGTCGCCCTGAAACCTGCGCCAGAGGGTGCCAGTACGCACTGGTACCACGCGCCGCACCCCGTTGTTACACCCACCGCCGAAGAGCTCAAAAAACTGGCGCAGCTGTTACGCTATTCCAGCAATATCGCGCTGATGTGCGGCAGCGGTTGCGCGGGCGCGCATAAAGAGCTGGTCGAGTTTGCCGCCAAAATCAAAGCCCCAATTGTTCACGCCCTGCGCGGGAAAGAACATGTCGAATACGACAACCCCTACGATGTAGGCATGACGGGGCTAATCGGTTTTTCTTCCGGGTTTCATACCATGATGAATGCCGACACGCTGATCCTGCTCGGCACCCAGTTCCCCTATCGCGCCTTCTATCCCACTGACGCCAAAATTATTCAGGTAGATATCAACCCCGCCAGCATCGGCGCCCACAGCAAGGTCGATATGGCGCTGGTTGGCGATATCAAATCGACGCTCAGCGCGCTGCTGCCGCTGGTGGAAGAAAAAACCGATCGCGCCTTCCTCGATAACGCGCTGGAGCACTATCGCAACGCGCGTAAAGGGCTGGACGACCTGGCAAAACCGAGTGACAAAGCCATTCATCCGCAGTATCTGGCGCAGCAAATCAGCCATTTCGCCGCCGATGACGCCATCTTCACCTGCGATGTCGGCACGCCAACCGTCTGGGCGGCGCGCTACCTGAAAATGAACGGCAAACGCCGCCTGCTCGGATCGTTTAACCACGGTTCAATGGCCAATGCGATGCCGCAGGCGCTGGGCGCACAGGCGACCGCGCCGGGGCATCAGGTGGTGGCGATGTGCGGCGACGGCGGCTTCAGTATGCTGATGGGTGATTTTCTCTCTGTTGTGCAGATGAAACTGCCGGTGAAAATTGTCGTCTTCAACAACAGCGTACTGGGATTTGTGGCGATGGAAATGAAAGCAGGCGGCTATCTTACTGACGGCACCGAACTGCACGACACCAACTTTGCGCGCATCGCCGAAGCCTGCGGCATTCCCGGTATTCGCGTGGAAAAAGCCGCTGACGTTGATGAAGCCCTGCAAAGGGCGATGTCCATCGACGGTCCGGTACTGGTCGACGTGGTTGTCGCGAAAGAAGAGTTGGCCATTCCACCGCAAATTAAACTGGAGCAGGCCAAAGGTTTTAGTCTGTACATGCTGCGCGCGATCATCAGCGGACGCGGCGACGAAGTGATCGAACTGGCAAAAACCAACTGGCTCAGGTAA
- the hcp gene encoding hydroxylamine reductase encodes MFCVQCEQTIRTPAGNGCSYAQGMCGKTAETSDLQDLLIASLQGLSAWAVKAREYGIIDHEIDNFAPRAFFSTLTNVNFDSPRIVGYAREAIAMREALKAQCLNIDANATVNNPMADLQMASDDLGALQRQAAEFTPNKDKATIGENILGLRLLCLYGLKGAAAYMEHAHVLGQYDNDIYAQYHKIMAWLGTWPSDMNALLGCSMEIGQMNFKVMSILDTGETTKYGHPTPTQVNVKATEGKCILISGHDLKDLYNLLEQTEGTGVNVYTHGEMLPAHGYPELRKFKHLIGNYGSGWQNQQVEFARFPGPIVMTSNCIIDPTVGAYDDRIWTRSIVGWPGVSHLEGDNFGPVIAQAQQMAGFPYSEIPHLITVGFGRQTLLGAADTLIDLVSREKLRHIFLVGGCDGARGERNYFTDFATSVPDDCLILTLACGKYRFNKLDFGDIEGLPRLVDAGQCNDAYSAIILAVTLAEKLGCGVNDLPLSLVLSWFEQKAIVILLTLLSLGVKNIVTGPTAPGFFTPDLLAVLNEKFGLRSVTTVEEDMKQLLSA; translated from the coding sequence ATGTTTTGTGTGCAATGTGAACAAACCATCCGTACTCCGGCAGGAAACGGCTGCTCTTACGCGCAGGGTATGTGCGGTAAAACGGCTGAAACCTCCGATCTGCAGGATCTGCTGATTGCCTCCCTACAAGGTCTGTCTGCATGGGCCGTCAAAGCCCGTGAATACGGCATCATCGACCACGAAATTGATAACTTTGCGCCGCGTGCGTTTTTCTCCACGCTGACCAACGTTAACTTCGATTCACCCCGCATTGTCGGCTACGCCCGCGAAGCCATCGCGATGCGTGAAGCGCTGAAAGCGCAGTGTCTGAACATCGATGCCAACGCCACCGTCAACAACCCGATGGCTGACCTGCAAATGGCGAGCGACGATCTGGGCGCGCTGCAACGTCAGGCCGCTGAATTTACCCCGAATAAAGACAAAGCCACCATTGGCGAGAACATTCTCGGCCTGCGTCTGCTTTGCCTGTACGGCCTGAAAGGTGCCGCTGCTTATATGGAGCACGCGCACGTACTCGGTCAGTACGACAACGATATCTACGCGCAGTACCACAAAATCATGGCGTGGCTGGGCACCTGGCCTTCCGATATGAACGCTCTGCTGGGGTGCTCAATGGAAATCGGTCAGATGAACTTCAAAGTGATGAGCATTCTGGATACCGGTGAAACCACCAAATACGGTCACCCAACACCGACTCAGGTCAACGTTAAAGCCACCGAAGGCAAATGCATTCTGATCTCCGGTCACGACCTGAAAGATCTCTACAACCTGCTGGAGCAAACCGAAGGTACCGGCGTTAACGTCTACACCCACGGCGAAATGCTGCCCGCGCACGGTTACCCGGAACTGCGTAAATTCAAACATCTGATCGGTAACTACGGCAGCGGCTGGCAGAACCAGCAGGTTGAATTCGCCCGCTTCCCTGGCCCTATCGTGATGACCTCTAACTGCATCATCGACCCAACCGTTGGCGCGTATGACGACCGTATCTGGACCCGCAGCATCGTCGGTTGGCCGGGCGTTAGCCATCTCGAAGGTGACAACTTCGGTCCGGTTATCGCTCAGGCGCAGCAGATGGCAGGCTTCCCGTACAGCGAAATCCCACACCTGATCACCGTCGGTTTCGGTCGTCAGACGCTGCTGGGCGCTGCGGATACGCTTATCGATCTGGTGAGCCGTGAAAAACTGCGCCACATCTTCCTGGTCGGCGGCTGCGACGGCGCACGCGGCGAACGTAACTACTTCACCGATTTCGCCACCAGCGTACCGGACGACTGTCTGATCCTGACCCTGGCCTGTGGCAAATACCGCTTCAACAAACTGGACTTCGGCGATATCGAAGGTCTGCCGCGTCTGGTTGATGCAGGTCAGTGTAATGACGCTTACTCCGCCATTATTCTGGCGGTCACGCTGGCGGAAAAACTGGGCTGTGGCGTGAACGATCTGCCGCTGTCTCTGGTGCTTTCCTGGTTCGAACAGAAAGCGATTGTGATCCTGCTGACCCTGCTGTCATTGGGTGTGAAAAACATCGTCACCGGCCCTACAGCGCCAGGTTTCTTCACCCCGGATCTGCTGGCCGTACTCAACGAGAAATTTGGTCTGCGTTCCGTCACCACCGTTGAAGAAGATATGAAGCAACTGCTGAGCGCGTAA